Proteins found in one Butyricicoccus intestinisimiae genomic segment:
- a CDS encoding O-acetylhomoserine aminocarboxypropyltransferase/cysteine synthase family protein, producing the protein MSDKKFHFETLQLHVGQEQADPTTDARAVPIYQTTSYVFHNSDHAAARFGLADAGNIYGRLTNPTEDVFEKRIAALEGGSSALAVASGAAALTYTFKTLAHQGDNIVAAKTIYGGTYNYLEHTLPKDGVTTKFVDPDNIENFKNAIDENTKAVFFETLGNPNCNLIDIQAVADIAHAQGVPVVIDSTFATPYLLRPFEYGADIVVHSATKFIGGHGTTLGGVIVESGKFDWKASGRFADLVDPDPSYHGISFVDACGPAAFTTKIRAILLRDTGATISPFNAFLLLQGLETLSLRVERHVENTKKVLEYLQKQPLVESINHASLNPKYQDLYNKYFPNGAGSIFTFNIKGGEKEAKKFIDSLQIFSILANVADVKSLVIHPATTTHSQCTAEELEEQGIHPNTIRLSIGTEHADDIIWDLDQAFEAVKADA; encoded by the coding sequence ATGAGCGACAAGAAATTCCACTTTGAAACCCTGCAGTTACACGTTGGTCAGGAGCAGGCTGACCCGACAACCGATGCACGCGCTGTGCCGATTTATCAGACCACTTCTTATGTGTTCCACAACAGCGACCACGCAGCTGCCCGCTTCGGTCTGGCTGACGCCGGCAACATTTACGGCCGTCTGACCAACCCGACGGAGGACGTCTTTGAAAAGCGTATCGCAGCACTGGAGGGCGGTTCTTCTGCACTGGCAGTTGCTTCCGGCGCAGCAGCTCTGACCTACACGTTTAAGACGCTGGCACATCAGGGCGACAACATCGTAGCTGCCAAGACCATTTACGGCGGCACCTACAACTATCTGGAGCACACTCTGCCGAAGGACGGCGTGACCACCAAGTTCGTAGATCCGGATAACATTGAGAACTTCAAGAATGCCATTGATGAAAACACCAAGGCTGTGTTCTTTGAGACGCTGGGCAATCCGAATTGTAACCTGATCGACATTCAGGCGGTTGCAGACATCGCACATGCACAGGGCGTTCCAGTTGTTATTGACTCTACGTTCGCGACTCCGTATCTGCTTCGCCCGTTTGAGTACGGTGCAGACATCGTGGTTCATTCCGCTACCAAGTTTATCGGCGGTCACGGCACCACGCTGGGCGGCGTCATCGTAGAGAGCGGCAAGTTTGACTGGAAGGCTTCCGGCAGATTTGCAGATCTGGTAGATCCGGACCCGTCCTATCACGGCATCAGCTTTGTAGATGCCTGCGGACCGGCAGCGTTCACCACCAAGATTCGCGCCATTCTGCTGCGCGATACCGGCGCTACCATCTCTCCGTTCAACGCATTCCTGCTGCTGCAGGGTCTGGAAACCCTGTCTCTGCGCGTAGAACGTCACGTAGAGAACACCAAGAAGGTTCTGGAATACCTCCAGAAGCAGCCGCTGGTTGAGTCTATCAACCATGCATCCCTGAACCCGAAGTATCAGGATCTGTACAACAAGTATTTCCCGAACGGTGCAGGCTCCATTTTCACCTTCAACATCAAGGGCGGCGAAAAGGAAGCAAAGAAGTTCATTGATTCTCTGCAGATTTTCTCCATTCTGGCAAATGTTGCAGACGTAAAGTCTCTGGTTATCCATCCGGCTACCACCACGCACAGCCAGTGCACGGCAGAGGAGCTGGAGGAGCAGGGCATCCATCCGAACACCATCCGCCTGTCCATCGGCACCGAGCACGCAGATGATATCATCTGGGATCTGGATCAGGCATTCGAAGCTGTCAAGGCTGACGCATAA
- the cysK gene encoding cysteine synthase A, producing MAIKQSITELIGNTPLLELVNFEKANNLNAKIVAKLEYFNPAGSVKDRVANAMIADAEAKGVLKPGATIIEPTSGNTGIGLAAVGSAKGYHVILTMPETMSIERRKLVAAYGAEVVLTSGSAGMKGAIAKAEELEKSIENAVILGQFVNPANPKVHYDTTGPEIWEQTEGKVDIFVAGVGTGGTVSGTGEYLKAQNPNVKVVAVEPATSPVLSEGKAGPHKIQGIGAGFVPDTLDTKVYDEVFPVPNEAAFAVGREIARREGILVGISSGAAVYAAAELAKRPENAGKTIVALLPDTGERYLSTALFAD from the coding sequence ATGGCTATCAAGCAGAGCATTACAGAACTGATCGGCAATACGCCGCTGCTGGAACTGGTAAATTTTGAAAAAGCAAACAACCTGAACGCAAAAATCGTTGCAAAGCTGGAGTACTTCAATCCGGCAGGAAGCGTCAAGGATCGTGTTGCAAACGCAATGATCGCGGACGCAGAGGCAAAGGGCGTTTTGAAGCCGGGTGCAACCATCATCGAGCCGACCTCCGGCAACACAGGCATTGGCTTGGCTGCCGTTGGTTCCGCGAAGGGCTACCATGTCATCCTGACCATGCCGGAAACCATGTCCATTGAGCGCCGCAAGCTGGTTGCTGCTTATGGCGCAGAAGTTGTTCTGACATCCGGTTCCGCCGGCATGAAGGGCGCGATTGCAAAGGCGGAGGAACTGGAAAAGTCCATCGAGAACGCAGTGATTTTGGGTCAGTTCGTCAATCCTGCCAACCCGAAGGTGCATTATGACACCACCGGTCCGGAAATCTGGGAGCAGACCGAGGGCAAGGTTGATATCTTTGTTGCTGGCGTTGGCACCGGCGGCACCGTTTCCGGCACCGGCGAGTACCTGAAGGCACAGAATCCGAATGTCAAGGTCGTTGCTGTCGAGCCAGCTACCTCTCCGGTCCTGTCGGAGGGCAAGGCTGGTCCGCATAAGATTCAGGGCATCGGCGCGGGATTTGTTCCGGATACGCTGGACACCAAGGTATATGACGAAGTATTTCCGGTACCGAATGAGGCTGCTTTTGCAGTAGGCCGCGAGATTGCTCGCCGCGAGGGCATTCTGGTTGGTATTTCCTCCGGCGCAGCTGTTTATGCTGCCGCTGAGCTGGCAAAGCGGCCGGAAAATGCAGGCAAGACCATCGTAGCACTGCTGCCGGATACCGGTGAGAGATACCTGTCTACGGCACTGTTTGCAGACTAA
- the hydE gene encoding [FeFe] hydrogenase H-cluster radical SAM maturase HydE, protein MEQLIETLRTQRDLSDEELTALITRESDDKDLFAAADAVRREHYGTDVFLRGLIEFTNVCQNDCYYCGIRKSNAQAQRYRLTQEQILHSCENGYRMGFRTFVLQGGEDPRNTDAWVCSMVDKIKTAHPDCAVTLSIGEQSRASYQAYFEAGADRYLLRHETASDAHYRRLHPKEMSLANRKRCLFDLKEIGYQVGAGFMVGSPWQTPKELVADLRFLQELQPDMIGIGPFIPHHETPFADKQPGTLELTLRMLSILRLLFPYVLLPATTALGTISPIGRELGLKAGANVMMPNLTPTDARKHYDLYDNKICMDEEAAKCRLCQEGRVRSVGYQIVSDRGDVRR, encoded by the coding sequence ATGGAGCAGCTAATTGAGACACTTCGGACACAGCGCGATCTCTCTGACGAAGAACTGACTGCGCTGATTACACGCGAGAGCGATGACAAAGATTTGTTTGCGGCGGCGGACGCTGTCCGGCGGGAGCACTACGGAACCGATGTTTTTTTGCGCGGACTCATTGAGTTCACCAACGTCTGTCAAAATGACTGCTATTATTGCGGCATTCGCAAGAGCAATGCGCAGGCACAGCGGTACCGGCTGACGCAGGAGCAGATTTTACACAGCTGTGAAAACGGGTACCGGATGGGATTCCGCACGTTTGTTTTGCAGGGCGGCGAAGACCCGCGCAATACGGACGCATGGGTTTGTTCTATGGTTGATAAAATCAAGACGGCGCATCCCGATTGTGCCGTCACGCTCTCCATCGGAGAACAGTCTCGTGCCAGCTATCAGGCGTATTTTGAAGCGGGAGCGGATCGGTATTTGCTGCGCCATGAGACCGCGAGTGATGCCCATTATCGCAGACTGCATCCAAAAGAAATGAGCCTTGCAAACCGCAAGCGCTGCCTGTTTGACCTCAAAGAAATCGGCTATCAGGTCGGTGCGGGCTTTATGGTCGGCTCTCCGTGGCAGACGCCCAAAGAATTGGTTGCAGATTTGCGCTTTTTACAGGAATTACAGCCGGATATGATTGGTATTGGTCCATTTATTCCGCATCATGAGACGCCGTTTGCGGACAAACAGCCGGGAACACTGGAATTGACGCTGCGCATGCTGTCGATTCTGCGGCTGTTGTTTCCGTATGTGCTGCTTCCGGCGACAACGGCGCTGGGCACCATCAGCCCCATCGGGCGCGAATTGGGCTTGAAAGCCGGTGCGAATGTCATGATGCCGAATTTGACACCGACAGATGCACGGAAGCATTATGACCTGTACGACAACAAAATTTGCATGGATGAAGAAGCGGCAAAGTGCCGACTTTGCCAAGAAGGGCGCGTGCGTTCCGTCGGGTATCAAATTGTCAGCGACCGCGGCGATGTGCGCAGATAA
- a CDS encoding M20/M25/M40 family metallo-hydrolase, producing the protein MVQTERLVQTFCRMVSFDSPSYGEREICDFLTEHLTALGLRVQEDDAAQRIHGTAGNLYAYLPATQGMEQLPPLLFSGHMDTVEPSKGKKAIVHADGTITSDGSTVLGADDCAALAAILEALTVMQENHLPHRAIEILFSAAEETYCIGASVFDFSKIRAKEAYVLDLTGAVGGAAVQAPTLLSFRIAVQGKASHAGFHPEQGIHAICVAASAARRLQNGWLDENTTRNIGTIHGGTQTNIVPERCVVTGEIRSFDHEQAMRTWEETKHVFEEEARSLGADVEAEHTVHIHAYKTPEQHLVVQRFQRVCAKHGIPSNLCSTMGGSDNNPLSEHGLTGIVLATAMNNCHSCSEYSHVDELKKIAAITVDLMCSEE; encoded by the coding sequence ATGGTACAAACAGAGCGGCTGGTGCAGACCTTTTGTCGGATGGTTTCGTTCGACAGTCCGTCGTATGGAGAACGAGAGATTTGTGATTTTTTAACAGAGCATTTGACAGCTTTGGGGCTGCGGGTACAGGAGGACGACGCCGCGCAGCGCATACACGGAACGGCAGGCAATCTCTATGCCTATCTTCCGGCGACCCAAGGCATGGAGCAGCTGCCGCCGCTGTTGTTTTCCGGCCATATGGACACGGTAGAACCGTCCAAGGGCAAAAAAGCAATTGTTCATGCCGATGGAACTATCACTTCGGACGGCAGCACGGTATTGGGCGCGGATGACTGCGCGGCGCTGGCGGCGATTTTGGAAGCGCTGACTGTCATGCAGGAAAATCATTTGCCGCACCGCGCCATTGAGATTTTATTTTCTGCGGCAGAGGAGACCTACTGTATTGGCGCGAGTGTGTTTGATTTTTCAAAAATTCGGGCGAAAGAGGCGTATGTGCTGGATTTAACCGGTGCGGTCGGCGGCGCAGCGGTGCAGGCGCCGACGCTGCTCTCGTTCCGCATTGCGGTGCAAGGCAAGGCGAGCCACGCCGGATTTCATCCGGAGCAGGGCATTCATGCCATTTGTGTAGCGGCATCGGCGGCACGCAGATTACAAAACGGCTGGCTGGACGAAAACACCACCCGCAACATCGGCACGATTCACGGCGGCACACAGACCAACATTGTGCCGGAGCGCTGTGTTGTCACGGGTGAAATTCGCAGCTTTGACCACGAACAGGCGATGCGCACGTGGGAGGAAACCAAGCACGTATTTGAAGAAGAAGCGCGCAGCTTGGGCGCAGACGTCGAGGCGGAACACACGGTACATATTCACGCCTACAAGACACCGGAGCAGCATCTGGTTGTGCAGCGGTTTCAGCGCGTTTGTGCCAAACATGGCATACCCAGCAATCTGTGCAGCACGATGGGCGGCAGCGACAACAATCCGTTGTCTGAGCACGGATTGACGGGCATCGTGCTGGCAACGGCAATGAACAATTGCCATTCGTGCAGCGAATACAGCCATGTAGATGAGCTGAAAAAAATTGCCGCCATCACCGTCGATTTGATGTGTTCGGAGGAGTAA
- a CDS encoding peptidase C39 has translation MKTPMHYQISEYDCGPTTMMNAMSFLFTREQLLPEIVQHIMLYSLDAYNAKGETGRSGTSRMAMMFLSNWLTQFGKACQFPVACKYLSQDAVYLGGDSELTQTLRCHGAVIVRLNYGGDHYVLLTEQEGEQVSMFDPYFRKRPFIQEDIALIDSEPFKRNRIVTIDRLNAKQKDGLYALGPKEGREAILLFNQNTRLTEEKTIEYFI, from the coding sequence ATGAAAACACCAATGCATTATCAGATTTCCGAATACGACTGCGGCCCGACCACCATGATGAATGCGATGAGCTTTTTGTTCACGCGCGAACAGCTGCTGCCGGAGATTGTCCAGCACATTATGCTGTACAGCTTGGATGCTTACAATGCCAAGGGAGAGACCGGCAGAAGCGGTACCTCGCGCATGGCGATGATGTTTTTGTCCAATTGGCTGACACAGTTCGGAAAAGCCTGTCAGTTTCCTGTTGCATGCAAGTACCTGAGCCAAGATGCGGTATATTTGGGCGGAGATAGCGAATTGACACAGACGCTGCGCTGTCATGGCGCGGTAATTGTCCGCTTAAATTACGGCGGCGATCACTATGTCCTGCTGACGGAACAGGAGGGCGAACAGGTTTCGATGTTTGACCCGTATTTCCGCAAGCGTCCGTTTATTCAAGAAGATATCGCACTGATTGATTCCGAACCGTTTAAGCGCAATCGCATCGTGACCATTGACCGGCTCAACGCCAAACAGAAAGACGGCTTGTATGCCCTTGGCCCCAAAGAAGGCAGAGAAGCCATCCTGCTGTTCAACCAGAACACCCGCCTGACCGAAGAAAAGACAATTGAGTATTTTATCTAA
- a CDS encoding HEAT repeat domain-containing protein: MANDKDALIRGRCAGLLVHASVSKAKRVLLTLACDKDALVRTEAYDSLSAFPSKHVQKVLKQAIVHEPNALARSYAILSWADITQALGVHKKQKKFLKQLKKLPKIKKSEHCMLSFYYAKYVLWHKKSLKKLLAFLNSSDYQICCCAVNLLWDIMSPENRQSIKQALEQLLQREVCASVSENAAELLQYIKTA; this comes from the coding sequence TTGGCAAATGACAAAGATGCTCTTATTCGAGGTAGGTGCGCAGGGCTTCTTGTACATGCTTCTGTGTCAAAAGCAAAGCGTGTTTTGCTCACTCTGGCATGTGACAAAGATGCACTTGTCCGCACAGAAGCGTATGATTCCCTCTCTGCGTTCCCATCAAAGCATGTGCAGAAGGTTTTGAAACAAGCCATTGTTCATGAACCGAATGCGCTCGCCCGTTCCTATGCCATACTGTCATGGGCTGATATCACACAAGCTCTGGGTGTACATAAAAAGCAGAAAAAGTTCTTAAAACAGCTCAAAAAGCTGCCAAAAATCAAGAAATCCGAACACTGTATGCTGAGTTTTTACTATGCAAAGTATGTGCTCTGGCATAAAAAATCTCTCAAAAAGCTGCTTGCTTTTCTCAACAGCTCGGATTATCAAATCTGCTGTTGTGCGGTCAATTTGTTATGGGATATTATGTCACCGGAAAACAGACAATCCATAAAGCAGGCGCTGGAACAGCTGCTTCAGCGGGAAGTCTGCGCTTCTGTCAGCGAAAATGCAGCGGAACTGCTGCAATACATAAAAACAGCATAA
- the queF gene encoding preQ(1) synthase: MEGRTTEEKQGITLLGNQHTQYKDDYAPEVLETFVNKHPDNDYFVKFNCPEFTSLCPITGQPDFATITISYVPDVRMVESKSLKLYLFSFRNHGDFHEDCVNIIMKDLIKLMGPKYIEVWGKFTPRGGISIDPYCNYGKPGTRWEEVAWNRMANHDLYPEKIDNR; the protein is encoded by the coding sequence ATGGAAGGAAGAACTACAGAAGAAAAGCAGGGCATTACCCTGCTCGGAAACCAGCACACGCAGTACAAGGATGACTACGCACCGGAAGTGCTGGAGACCTTTGTGAACAAGCATCCGGACAACGATTATTTTGTCAAATTCAATTGTCCGGAGTTTACCAGTCTGTGCCCGATTACCGGCCAGCCGGATTTCGCCACCATCACCATCTCATATGTACCGGACGTCCGCATGGTTGAGAGCAAATCGCTCAAGCTGTATCTGTTCAGCTTCCGCAACCACGGCGATTTCCATGAGGACTGCGTGAACATCATCATGAAGGATCTCATCAAGCTCATGGGGCCGAAGTACATCGAGGTCTGGGGCAAGTTCACGCCGCGCGGCGGCATCTCGATTGACCCGTACTGCAACTACGGCAAGCCGGGCACCCGCTGGGAGGAAGTCGCTTGGAACCGCATGGCAAACCACGACCTGTATCCGGAGAAGATTGATAATCGGTAA
- the queC gene encoding 7-cyano-7-deazaguanine synthase QueC → MRALVLSSGGVDSTTCLGLAIEKYGKENVTALSITYGQKHDKEIEAAEAVARYYGVELITLDLAKIFQYDTKCTLLQGCAEEIPEESYADQLKKTDGKPVSTYVPFRNGLFLSSAASIALSKDCSVIYYGAHSDDAAGNAYPDCSDAFNEAMKSAIELGSGNQLTIEAPFVNWTKKDVVREGLRLHVPYELTWSCYEGGDKPCGKCGTCLDRAAAFAANGVKDPALED, encoded by the coding sequence ATGAGAGCACTTGTTTTATCCAGCGGCGGCGTGGACAGCACAACCTGTCTGGGTCTCGCCATTGAGAAATACGGAAAAGAAAATGTCACCGCCCTGTCCATCACCTATGGTCAGAAGCATGACAAGGAAATTGAGGCGGCGGAGGCAGTCGCTCGTTATTATGGTGTCGAGCTGATTACACTGGATCTCGCCAAGATTTTCCAGTACGACACCAAATGCACGCTGTTACAGGGCTGTGCCGAGGAGATTCCGGAGGAATCCTATGCCGACCAGCTCAAGAAAACCGACGGCAAGCCGGTTTCTACCTATGTACCGTTCCGCAATGGTCTGTTTCTTTCCTCTGCTGCCAGCATTGCGCTGTCCAAGGACTGCTCTGTGATTTACTACGGCGCGCACAGCGATGACGCGGCTGGCAACGCCTATCCGGATTGCAGCGACGCCTTCAACGAGGCAATGAAGTCTGCGATTGAGCTGGGCAGCGGCAATCAGCTGACCATCGAAGCTCCGTTTGTCAACTGGACAAAGAAGGATGTTGTGCGCGAGGGCCTGCGCCTGCACGTACCGTATGAGCTGACATGGAGCTGTTACGAAGGCGGCGACAAGCCGTGCGGCAAGTGCGGCACCTGTCTGGACCGCGCAGCGGCATTCGCCGCAAACGGCGTAAAAGACCCTGCATTGGAGGATTGA
- the folE gene encoding GTP cyclohydrolase I FolE has translation MAIDTKAIKEHIRGILIALGDDPDREGLKDTPDRVARMYNEVFEGMNYTNEQIAQMFGKTFEDEMDFESDSKDVVVVKDIQLFSYCEHHIALMYDMTATVAYVPNGKVIGLSKIARIADMVSKRLQLQERIGSDIAQIMQMVTDSEDVGVLIQGCHSCMTARGIRQTNAKTTTTTLRGRFRTDADLQQRLYQA, from the coding sequence ATGGCTATTGATACCAAAGCAATCAAAGAACACATCCGCGGTATCCTGATCGCGCTGGGGGATGATCCAGACCGCGAGGGCTTAAAAGATACGCCGGATCGCGTTGCCCGCATGTACAACGAAGTATTTGAAGGCATGAACTACACCAACGAACAAATCGCGCAGATGTTCGGCAAGACCTTTGAGGACGAAATGGATTTTGAGAGCGACTCCAAAGACGTCGTTGTCGTCAAAGACATTCAGCTGTTCAGCTATTGCGAGCATCACATTGCGCTGATGTACGACATGACCGCCACCGTCGCTTATGTGCCAAACGGCAAGGTCATCGGCCTGAGCAAAATTGCCCGCATCGCGGACATGGTGAGCAAGCGCCTGCAGCTGCAGGAGCGCATCGGCTCGGACATCGCACAGATTATGCAGATGGTCACGGACTCCGAAGATGTCGGCGTGCTGATTCAGGGCTGCCACAGCTGCATGACCGCGCGCGGCATTCGCCAGACCAACGCAAAAACCACCACGACTACCCTGCGCGGCAGATTCCGCACCGATGCCGATTTGCAGCAGCGGTTATATCAGGCATAA
- the queE gene encoding putative 7-carboxy-7-deazaguanine synthase QueE: protein MTTFHVAETFTSINGEGTHAGQLAVFVRFCGCNLNCSFCDTTWANEPDVPYVCQTTEEICASVDAAGVHNVTLTGGEPLLRGGMTELLTALSQKENRYIEIETNGSVDLTPFVGISPSIAFTMDYKLPGSGMEAHMRTENFALLRAQDTVKFVAGSQEDLQRALEVIRTYDLTHRCHVYLSPVFGSIEPAEIVDFMQAHTLNDVTLQLQMHKFIWDPNKRGV, encoded by the coding sequence ATGACAACCTTTCATGTAGCAGAGACCTTTACCAGCATCAATGGCGAGGGCACCCATGCCGGACAGTTGGCTGTTTTTGTCCGGTTTTGCGGCTGTAATTTGAACTGTTCGTTTTGCGACACCACTTGGGCGAACGAGCCGGATGTGCCGTATGTCTGTCAGACCACAGAGGAAATCTGTGCATCCGTCGATGCCGCTGGCGTACACAACGTCACACTGACCGGCGGAGAACCGCTGCTGCGCGGCGGCATGACAGAACTGCTCACGGCGCTCTCGCAAAAAGAAAACCGATATATCGAAATCGAAACCAACGGCAGCGTGGATTTGACACCGTTTGTCGGCATCTCCCCGTCTATCGCCTTCACGATGGATTACAAGCTGCCCGGCAGCGGCATGGAAGCGCACATGCGCACGGAAAATTTCGCACTGCTCCGCGCACAGGACACCGTGAAGTTTGTCGCCGGCAGTCAGGAGGATTTGCAGCGCGCATTGGAGGTTATTCGAACCTATGATCTGACACACCGCTGTCACGTATACCTCAGTCCGGTTTTCGGTTCCATTGAACCGGCTGAAATCGTAGATTTTATGCAGGCGCACACGCTCAACGATGTCACCTTGCAGCTGCAGATGCACAAATTTATCTGGGACCCAAATAAACGCGGCGTATAA
- the queD gene encoding 6-carboxytetrahydropterin synthase QueD, with translation MYYLRAEASFDAAHFLAHYQGKCSNIHGHHWIVQIRISGSALQTTTQERGMLVDFSQLKSDLKRIADELDHTLIYETGTLREATRSTLAEDGFAMTEVPFRPTAEHFAEYFYQRMTACGYTVAEATVYETPNNCASYTGEEQA, from the coding sequence ATGTATTATTTAAGAGCGGAGGCAAGTTTTGACGCCGCGCATTTTCTCGCACACTATCAGGGCAAGTGCAGCAATATCCACGGCCATCACTGGATAGTACAAATTCGCATCAGTGGCAGCGCACTGCAAACAACCACGCAGGAACGCGGCATGCTGGTCGATTTTTCTCAGCTGAAATCCGATCTCAAGCGCATTGCCGATGAGCTGGATCACACCCTTATTTATGAGACCGGCACCCTGCGTGAGGCAACGCGCAGCACCTTGGCGGAGGACGGCTTTGCGATGACGGAAGTGCCGTTCCGTCCGACAGCCGAACATTTTGCAGAATATTTCTATCAGCGCATGACCGCCTGCGGCTACACAGTCGCAGAGGCCACGGTATATGAAACGCCGAACAACTGCGCGTCGTACACCGGAGAGGAGCAGGCATGA
- the aroD gene encoding type I 3-dehydroquinate dehydratase, with translation MSNVCVKNCCIGSGIPKICVPIVATNLREIFSQARGMQRKNFDLIEWRIDRFADFHDINMVRRASRILHGILDDQPFILTFRTIGEGGKQPIEPEYYVELYRTAIEEHLVDMIDVELFIGDEIVKELTDLAHSHGMPVIISNHDFDRTPPHEELIARMKHAESVGADILKIAVMPKDKHDVLELLYATEQMSRESDCPLITMSMGQSGIISRLSGEIFGSAVTFGTIGAASAPGQIDLDSLRMVLQLLHKHI, from the coding sequence ATGAGCAATGTTTGTGTAAAGAACTGCTGCATCGGCAGCGGCATTCCGAAAATTTGTGTTCCAATCGTTGCCACCAACCTGCGCGAGATTTTCTCTCAGGCACGCGGCATGCAGCGCAAAAATTTCGATTTGATTGAATGGCGTATTGACCGCTTTGCGGATTTCCATGACATCAACATGGTTCGCCGCGCCTCCCGCATCCTGCACGGCATTCTGGACGACCAGCCGTTTATTTTGACCTTCCGTACCATCGGTGAGGGCGGCAAGCAGCCGATTGAACCGGAATACTACGTTGAGCTGTACCGCACCGCCATCGAGGAGCATCTGGTCGACATGATTGATGTCGAGCTGTTCATCGGTGACGAGATTGTCAAGGAGCTGACGGATCTGGCACACAGCCACGGCATGCCGGTCATTATCTCCAACCACGATTTTGACCGCACCCCGCCGCATGAAGAGCTGATCGCCCGCATGAAGCATGCGGAGAGTGTCGGCGCGGATATTTTAAAAATCGCCGTCATGCCAAAGGACAAGCACGATGTCTTGGAGCTGCTGTACGCCACGGAGCAGATGTCGCGCGAGAGCGACTGCCCGCTCATCACCATGTCCATGGGTCAGAGCGGCATCATCAGCCGTCTGAGCGGCGAAATTTTCGGCAGCGCTGTGACCTTCGGTACGATTGGCGCAGCTTCTGCACCGGGACAGATTGATCTGGATTCCCTGCGCATGGTTCTCCAGCTGCTGCACAAGCACATTTGA
- a CDS encoding phosphatase PAP2 family protein: MTAQDYEVWTRPLRRHPSLTKALLCINKVLTLLVYLTYPLLLLTLLLQKDARLATVFLTPAISFVLVSVFRDRVNMPRPYEQLDIRPLIHKDTRGHSFPSRHVFSSAVISCAFLYTVPCLGAIGLLITVWLAVMRVLGGVHFPRDVIAGFCIGLLSGWVGFVLL, from the coding sequence ATGACTGCTCAGGATTATGAAGTCTGGACGCGCCCGCTGCGCAGGCATCCGAGCCTGACCAAGGCGCTGCTGTGTATCAACAAGGTGCTGACGCTGCTCGTCTACCTTACATATCCGCTGCTGCTGCTCACGCTGCTGCTGCAAAAGGACGCGAGACTGGCAACCGTTTTTCTGACGCCCGCCATTTCGTTTGTGCTGGTGTCTGTCTTTCGTGACCGCGTCAATATGCCGCGCCCCTATGAACAGCTGGACATCCGGCCCCTCATCCACAAAGACACGCGCGGCCACTCGTTTCCAAGCCGGCATGTGTTTTCTTCCGCCGTTATCTCCTGCGCCTTTTTGTACACGGTTCCCTGCCTCGGCGCAATCGGCTTGCTCATCACGGTATGGCTTGCCGTCATGCGGGTGCTGGGCGGCGTGCATTTTCCGCGCGATGTCATCGCGGGCTTTTGCATCGGCCTGCTGTCCGGTTGGGTCGGTTTTGTTCTTCTGTAA
- a CDS encoding NUDIX hydrolase, with amino-acid sequence MRNTTLIYIQKNDNYLMLHRTKKKNDQSHDKWLGIGGKFEDKESPEDCVVRETKEETGLTLTHYKYRGIVTFVSDIWETEYMHLFTADGFTGNLIECDEGDLEWIPREQLLSLPAWEGDKIFLNLLFDETQPFFSLKFIYEGDTLTFASKDGVPLPLASSH; translated from the coding sequence ATGCGCAATACAACGCTGATTTATATTCAGAAAAATGACAATTATTTGATGCTGCACCGCACGAAAAAGAAAAATGACCAGAGCCATGACAAATGGCTTGGCATCGGCGGCAAATTTGAAGACAAAGAGAGTCCGGAGGACTGCGTTGTGCGCGAGACCAAGGAGGAAACCGGTCTGACCTTGACGCACTACAAATACCGCGGCATTGTGACCTTTGTTTCCGACATCTGGGAGACCGAGTACATGCATTTGTTCACGGCGGACGGCTTCACCGGCAATCTTATCGAATGCGACGAGGGCGATCTGGAATGGATTCCGCGCGAACAGCTGCTCTCTCTGCCCGCATGGGAAGGCGACAAAATTTTTCTAAATCTGCTGTTTGACGAAACGCAGCCGTTTTTCTCCCTCAAGTTCATCTATGAGGGCGATACGCTGACCTTTGCGTCCAAGGACGGCGTGCCGCTGCCCTTGGCATCCTCGCATTGA